The DNA window TTCATATAGAAATGTTAGAAGATATGTCCACAGATGCGTTTATTAACAGTCTAAGGTGCTTTATCGCAATTCGAGGCACAGTACGACAGATCAGATGTGACCAAGGTACCAATTTCGTAGGTGCAAAGAATGAACTGAACTTGGCACTGCAGGAGCTCGATCCAGAAAGGCTCTCTACTTTTCTGACCGACAAACAATGTGATTTCGTTTTGAATGCACCCCATTCTAGTCATGCAGGGGGTGTATGGGAACAGCAAATCAAAACTGTAAGGAGTGTTCTTAGTGCTACCATCACCCTTTCAGCAGGCAGGCTAGATGATGCTTCATTGCGCACCTTGCTTTATGAAGCCATGGCAATAATCAATAGTCGACCCCTTACAGTTGACAACCTGAATGACCCCAAGAGCTTAGAACCACTCACACCTAATCATCTGATTACCATGAAATCCACCACAGCCCTACCTCCACCAGGAAAGTTCATAAGAGAGGATGTGTATATGAGGAAGAGATGGAGACGTGTGCAGTATCTTACTGAACAGTTTTGGAGCAGATGGAAAAAAGAGTATCTCCACAACATCGCTGCTCGACAATGCTGGCATGCTCCAAAAAGGAACTTTCAAATTGGTGACATAGTCATGGATATCGATGAAACCTTACCAAGGAGTGAATGGAGGCTTGGAAGGATTACTGAGACTGTTCTGAGTTCGGATGGACTGGTAAGAAAGGCCAAAATAGCACTTGGTGACAAAGGACTAAACAAGAAAGGAGAACGAGTTCATAAAACCTCAATAGTAGAAAGGCCAGCTCAGAAGTTGGTCTTATTATTGGAAGCGGAGTGAATGCATCTTCAAAAGGACTTTATTGCACTTGATGCACACAAGAGTTATAAGTGAAATTAGTCATGTTTGAGAAACATTGATAATTTGGTGGGAGTGTAACAGGCTTTAATAagagttaattttaatttattttgtttggtgttgcctttgtaatatttaatgtttaatgaccaAATTATTTTCGTTGTTTAtgggggacttttattttgaaacaaaatcagCTTTTCACAACGCACGACGCTAAAGAAAAGGGGAATGGGAGAGTGAACGCTTCATGACGGCTTAAAACTCGTTCACGAAAGGGATGTAACAAGTTTATTTAGCAACCCCCCGAAAAGGCataaggtttgtgttttttatacgCTGTTGATTAAATACAAGTGTTTTTGTCAGCATCGCTGAATATGTCAGGTAATGTTGATATACGTTTTGTATCACTTTGTTCAGCTCTTACGGTGATTTCTGAAGACGAAagggaacagaaataaaagtctggAAACATCAGTAAAAGTTTCGGCCATCATTCGGACGGGGTCCGCTACAaattgaattatacgaggttggagtggtccaacacaagtagtggtcacgATATTCaatatttgtatctaatgacatgagcaaataaaatattcacaaaaagactattgccaaaatcttgtttaactactgtagacagcttaaaaaaagataattatataaatagtattatattttgaatattaatatttgtaataaaataaagtataaaagtactcatgaagctggtgatatttcttacatattacagtaggggcctacaaaacaattgaattatacgaggttggagtggtccaacacaagtagtggtcactaCAGTACAGTAGtactcaaaaaatataattttatttattttagttaataattattttgttttacaaaatattttagtgataTGCATTCTGTGCATCTGTCAACACATACTGGATAGATTTgaccttttgttttttctttataatttttctaatttctgGGTGCTTTTCCCTGACCTAATTGTAAAGCACATTATgctgctttaaatacaaaacaaaatcaaattatttatttacacaattaatatacatatatacaattatatttagcttCTATCTGATCCCATCAGAGCTCGGGTTTCAGCTGGCGCTgcatgttcagctcctccagcatctacacagagctcctcacagactgaagaagaggagagaaagctGATGTTCTTCTCCTCTTTTGGTGCCCAGAGGAAGCTGTTCTCTACAGTTTCTGTGTCAGTACAAATCATTCAAGCCATTTATCTAGACTGATCCTGACCATACAACCCAACCAAAGACCGCAGTGATTGTGATTTCTGTAAAGTCATTGtccacctgttcagtttaaccaggggtggAGCTCAGTGTCATCTAAAGTGGGCCGATCTGCCGCCtctgcactgagacaccagctgatcaactgacggcactctgttacacacaacacagcacttgtgttcagcaacacaaaacaacaaacgtCACAGGATttgtgtctcttgcctgtagacagctttCGAGAAGCGCAGTATGCTTTGGAGGTGACTCTCCGTGTGACTCTGAAGGGCAACCACCCGCACAGGATTTTATAGAGAGTCACCCCGACTGACCAAACAGTAGCCGGTCCTGCATGATAGCGACGCTGACCGAACCattcaggaggggcgtactgaagagtgcctgagagacacagcaacaacagaaagactccagtccaaaatatctttcaacggtttctctttgtttgatcatcatctacgtacaaacacatccacagagTGATGTAGAGAGATCTTTCCTGCTGTAACGATAAAACTACCTGAAAACCACCTGTAGGCGAGTCCTTTACTAggtctccacagccaaagtccagcagcttgacttCATGTGAGTCCGTGGAAATCAGCAGGTTCTGGGgcttgacgtcccggtgcaggactcacggctctcgcagtgtttcaacGCGCTGatgagctgcagcagcactttcttggccaggcTCTCATCCAGGTAGCCGTTCTCCtcacagaaactctggagatcttggcaaggaacgggacgctccaggatcatgatGTATTGAGCGGGACTGTCAAACCACTCCACGAGCTGCAGGAcattggggcaggcaggagctgaATTCACCAGAGTCATCaatgccacctccagcggcagccgGCCATGTCCTTCCTGCAGGGACAAatgctgcgttatatccagatgtgttcaaaccaatgagaaacagaacagattcaCTCACAACTTTCAGTCTCCTCTGCGGCGTGACTTTAGAGAcatatttgatggcaacctgtagacagaacAAGCTCCTGTATAACATATACTGATCTCAATTCTTAGGCTTCTTGAATGAATAACagaaggaaatgtcttactggcagtccatcaGATCTGCGTGTCCCAGCAAACAcagagccgaatccacctcttCCCAGCAATGAACCCTCCACATATGTTCCTGTAACATAAGATCACAAGAAATGTCTGCGAGAGAAAACACGTTGTAGTATCTAAAACTGTTCAGTAACAAGTCTTCTCATAATCTGAGCCTGATTTCGTTAATGTAAGTCTATTCTGACCTCTGCGCAAGAGCGCGTTGGCAGGTCTTCTGCATGAGGTGGATGGACGCTGATCTCCCTGACTGCCGCTCtgccacttcctcttcctgttagtCTGATCCgctgacacagaaacggccaactcagAAGGTAGAGGTGCTATATAGCCAGGCAGCTCTTGACTCGGTGTCTGGGTTTGGTTTGGCAGCGGTTCCTGGTCGTGGTCACCAGAGAcacgtctcccaacctcctgaacagcagcgctcctggatctggagcggcctgAAGATGGAGCATTTCATCCATACAATAACTAAAGGTCCTATTATAATAACCAGATATCACATaccaataacacaaataataaacaactgaaatataaaacacttaCCGCGTCTTTCAGCCATGTGAGCcatttaaaccaaaccaaactccaataaatcaaaaataaaaataaaattaaaaaataaaattaaaataaaataaaataactgaccaaactaatgaaatgaatgaacgaacaagtaaataaatactgtccTCAGAAATACTCCTCTGAAGTAGAAACAATTGAATACGCCTCCGAACTTcttccaaatgaaaaaaaatataacataataaaagtgTTCTCAGAAATAATCTGAACTCTCTGCGTATAGAAATCTTCCAAAGTCCAAAAATCCCAGTTTTGCGCAGAAAATACTCTCCAAAAGTCTTTGAAGTCGTCTCGTCTCGTCTCTCAAAACAgacagtgtttatattttcagcgGAATTCATATCATTACACTCGTTGCTATGACGACGTCGCGTGCGTTCGTCCGTTTTATTCACAAATAGACCTAGTTACATCAAATATCTTGATCCATGATTGGGATGGTTTGCGtttgttcagattttttattgattatttttatgtaagctatttattatcactattattattattattattattattattattattattattattattattattattattatccgtatatttatattgttttattatgagCTCTGGCTAAATTAAAACAGCCTTTTCTCCACATCATTGTCAAAATTATCTTCATACACGATCAATTTAGTTAGTAGTAGAAAAGTCTCTATTCCCtaactgaaaatatgaatttgatGAATATCAATATGAGTAAGTGTAGAcgtgataaatattatttgaacgggattttgagattaaaaacaaatatttattattattattaacaacttAACCTACCTGcggttttatattcatatttttatggacTAGCTAAGAGGAAACGGTCAGGTCACGTGATTCGAATAcgcacacaataaatatatgacGACAATGTTAAAtcgattaaattaatttttaataaaatacttaatcacttcaaatgaaaattatatatgtgattaattaaCATTCTTAATTACACATTGCTTGTTCCGTTTCAACAGCATATGTATTTTGCTCcgtaattgattttaatttaattcgtAAATTGATTCGTAAAAGAATACCTgtcaaataaatagaatatgAATTACACAACTATATctacatttctaataaaaagttatgataattaaataataactacaCCAATTAACATTAACTGGCGATGCTGTGCATAAAGAAAAATccgtattaatatatttttttaaatgtgtgtccAATATAAAATCACATAGGAAAAACTTTGTGTTTACATAAATctcacaaatttaaataaatagttaaaaataaagaaaggggttttttttttttttcaacttatGCGCGCTTACGCACGCGACGTCTGTTTGATTCGAATTTTAGTCGCTATAGCGACGAGTGCACCTAAATGAATTCtttctgaatataaatgtcttatGAGAGATGAGGCGACCTCAAAGAGACTTTTGCAGATATTTATCCTGAGAATACTTATTTAACTGTTCTTCTCTTAATTTTGAAGAagtttggagggtttttttctgttttgttcgtTGTTTTTCCGAGgacagtatacatttattatttctttcgctaattgatttagtttgttgctattttgttatttttcttgctttgtatttctatttattggagtttggtttggtttaaatgGCTCACATGGCTGAAAGACGCGGtgagtgttttatatttcagttgtttattatttgtgttattggtATGTGATATCTGGTTATTATAATAGGACCTTTAGTTATTGTATGGATGAAATGCTCCATCTTcaggccgctccagatccaggagtgctgctgttcaggaggttgggagacgtgTCTCTGGTGACCACGACCAGGAACCGCTGCCAAACCAAACCCAGACACCGAGTCAAGAGCTGCCTGGCTATATAGCACCTCTACCTTctgagttggccgtttctgtgtcagcGGATCAGactaacaggaagaggaagtggcaGAGCGGCAGTCAGGGAGATCAGCGTCCATCCACCTCATGCAGAAGACCTGCCAAACGCTCTCGCAGAGGTCAGAATAGACTTACATTAACGAAATCAGGCTCAGATTATGAGAAGACTTGTTACTGAACAGTTTTAGATACTACAACGTGTTTTCTCTCGCAGACATTTCTTGTGATCTTATGTTACAGGAACATATGTGGAGGGTTCATTGCTGGGaagaggtggattcggctctgTGTTTGCTGGGACACGCAGATCtgatggactgccagtaagacatttccttctGTTATTCATTCAAGAAGCCTAAGAATTGAGATCAGTATATGTTATACAGGAGCTTgttctgtctacaggttgccatcaaatatgTCTCTAAAGTCACGCCGCAGAGGAGACTGAAAGTTGTGAGtgaatctgttctgtttctcattggtttgaacacatctggatataacgcagcatTTGTCCCTGCAGGAAGGACATGGcggctgccgctggaggtggcattGATGACTCTGGTGAATtcagctcctgcctgccccaatgTCCTGCAGCTCGTGGAGTGGTTTGACAGTCCCGCTCAATACatcatgatcctggagcgtcccgttccttgccaagatctccagagtttctgtgaGGAGAACGGCTACCTGGATGAGAGCCTGGcaaagaaagtgctgctgcagctcatCAGCGCgttgaaacactgcgagagccgcggagtcctgcaccgggacgtcaagcCCCAGAACCTGCTGATTTCCACGGACTCACATGaagtcaagctgctggactttggctgtggagaccTAGTAAAGGACTCGGCCTACAGATGGTTTTCAGGTAGTTTTATCGTTACAGCAGGAAAGATCTCTCTACATCActctgtggatgtgtttgtacgtagatgatgatcaaacaaagagaaaccgttgaaagatattttggactggagtctttctgttgttgctgtgtctctcaggcactcttcagtacacCCTCCTGAATGGTTCGGTCAGCGCCGCTATCATGCAGGACCGGCTACTGTTTGGTCAGTCGGGGTGACTCTCTATAAATCCTGTGCGGGTGGTTGCCCTTCAGAGTCACACGGAGAGTCACCTCCAAAGCATACTGCGCTTCCCTCAaaagctgtctacaggcaagagacacaaATCCTGTGacgtttgttgttttgtgttgctgaacacaagtgctgtgttgtgtgtaacagagtgccgtcagttgatcagctggtgtctcagtgcagcGTGCAGATCGCCCACTTTAGATGACATTGAGCTccacccctggttaaactgaacaggtggaCAATGACTTTACAGAAATCACAATCACTGCGGTCTTTGGTTGGGTTGTATGGTCAGGATCAGTCTAGATAAATGGCTTGAATGATTTGTACTGACACAGAAACTGTAGAGAACAGCTTCCTCTGGGCaccaaaaagaaaagaggagaagaacatcagctttctctcctcttcttcagtctgtgaggagctctgtgtagatgctggaggagctgaacatgcAGCGCCAGCTGAAACCCGAGCTCTGATGGGGTCAGATAGaagctaaatataattgtatatatgtatatattaattgtgtaaataaatgttttgttttgtatttaaagtagTACATTGTGCTTTTATAATTGAGACAGGGAAAAGCACccgggaaaataaataaaatcaaaggtcAAATCTATCCTGTAGttgatgacaaataaataaacatgcaaatgttaaaGGAGAGAGCAACAGCACCCACCCACTTTGTTCTGAAATCCATTTTAtgagattttgaaaatgtctaaaagttttttacaaactaaaacagcatttaaacagtatttgGACAAATAATGTACCAAACTGTAACAGCTTTGTTGAGAGAAAGAACTACAGACCCATGCAGCATTGGATATGACATAATCAATTGAAAAacagatcaataaaaaaataaagaaccattaatgcaaaatatatttgacattaatagcaaaatatgcatgaataaatataatatgaccGATCGTATTGGATAAGTGATGGTGACTGACATTTgtcacagccaatcagcagtaagtGTGACCTATTTTAGAGCAGGTTGGCTTTGTTGGGTCATGCGTCACCTCCGGCCCcgcctttttggttttttgttatgttgactTGTGTTTCAGGTATGTGTTAGCAGTTAGCTCTTTGTTTGTCTCTTTCATAATGTTGTGGActaattgtttatttcattctagcctgtctt is part of the Puntigrus tetrazona isolate hp1 unplaced genomic scaffold, ASM1883169v1 S000000644, whole genome shotgun sequence genome and encodes:
- the LOC122334776 gene encoding uncharacterized protein LOC122334776; protein product: MSDLPSERVEPSPPFMYCGMDCFGPFVTKEGRKHHKRYGLLLTCLCSRAIHIEMLEDMSTDAFINSLRCFIAIRGTVRQIRCDQGTNFVGAKNELNLALQELDPERLSTFLTDKQCDFVLNAPHSSHAGGVWEQQIKTVRSVLSATITLSAGRLDDASLRTLLYEAMAIINSRPLTVDNLNDPKSLEPLTPNHLITMKSTTALPPPGKFIREDVYMRKRWRRVQYLTEQFWSRWKKEYLHNIAARQCWHAPKRNFQIGDIVMDIDETLPRSEWRLGRITETVLSSDGLVRKAKIALGDKGLNKKGERVHKTSIVERPAQKLVLLLEAE